The Hyphomonas sediminis genome contains the following window.
CGCAACTGACCTCACCTATATCGACGACGTTGCAAGCGCCGCAATCGCGGCCCTGCGGGCACCAAATCCCGCCTCGCGCGTATACAATGTGTCGGGCGGCGAGGCCCTCCCGATCCGAATGGTGGCCGAGCGGGCGGGCGCGATGGCGGGTGTCAATGTGCGCTGGCGCGAGATGCCCTGGCCGCTCGTGCGCACTGCTGCAACGGCGGCAGAAACGGTGTGCCGCGCCCTGCCCGGACACCCCGAACCGATAGTCACGAGCTACAGCGCCGGCCTTTTCGCCTTCCGCCAGACACTGAATCTTGATCGAATACAGAAGGAACTCCCGTGGCGGCCCCGCATTGGTTTCGATGAGGGCCTTGCGCTCACATTCAGAGACCCCAGTAGATGATCGAGCCTGCCTTCCCCAACAGCGCCTTTGTCTCCGCTCCGGAGCGGCTGGTGCTGCGCGGCGGCCGGTGGCGCGCGCTGCGCATTCCCGTGCGCTATGGCCGGTTCGACCATCCGGTCTTCGGGCGTTGCCTGATCGACACGGGCTATTCCCCACGCGTGACCGGTGGCAAGCGTAGCTTCCCGCTCTGGCTCTACTCCAAAGTGCTGAACCCGCAACTGACGGCAGACGCCCTCCCCGCCCGCGCGCCGGAGATCGACACGATCCTCCTCTCACACCTTCACGCTGATCACGTCAGTGCCCTGAAGGATTACCCGAGCGCCCGCATTTTTGCTGACCGCGCCTCGGTCGCTCACTTCCTTTCCAGCAGCTGGCTGGCGCGCACGCACAAGGGATGCTTCCGGGAGCTGCTGCCTGATGACCTGGCCGCGCGCCTCACGCCATTTGAGGCGAGCCCCCGAGCACCCGCCCCGCATGGCCTGGGGGATGGCTTCGACATTTTTGGCGACGGAAGCGTGCTGGCCGTGCCCCTGCCCGGCCACATGCGCGGGCATACCGGCTTTGTGTTCACCGGCGGCGTCGCGCCCCTGCTTTACGCAGCCGATGCCGACTGGCTGTCTCAGGCTATCCTCGAAGATCGCTCGCCGGGCGCGCCCGCACGCTTCATCCTCGATGACGCGAGCGCAGCTGCCGAAACATCTGACCGCATCCGGACGTTTGTTTCCCTCGGCGGGCGCCTCGCGCTCTGCCACGATCCGGAGGCCGTACGATGAACCCAAGCGCCGCTGCCTTCACGCTCCTCAGCTTCCTCGAAGCGCGCCGCCGGTTGATGATGTACCGCGAGCGCGAAACAATGCTGCGCGCGCAGGAACGCCGCCTCAACAAATTCCTGCGCACCAAAGCCGCCGACGTGCCCGCCTTTGCGGCTTTCCGCGGCCAGCGCCTGCAGGACTGGCCGGTGATGGACAAGGCCCTGCTGATGGGGGACTTCGAAAGCTACAACCGGCTCGGCATCACCGCCTCAAAGGGCTGGGTGCATCTCAATGCCGGCACCGCGCCCAAGGGATACGCCATCGGCGCCAGCACGGGCACCTCCGGCAATCGTGGGCTGTATGTCGTCTCCGAGCGCGAGCGGTATCGCTGGCTCGGCACGATCCTCTCACGCGCCCTGCCGGACTTTCTCTCCCGCCGCCACAAGGTGGCGATCGTCCTGCCCGCCGCCAGCCGCCTGTATGACGCAGCAAATGAAAGTGGACGCATCCAGCTGCGCTTCTTTGATCTTGGCGAAGGCATCGACGCGCAGTTTGCCCCGCTCGCAGACTTCCAGCCGACTGTCATCGTGGCGCCGCCAAAATTCCTGCGCGCGCTTGCCGAAAGCGGAACGGACATTTCGCCAGAGCGGGTGTTCTCTGGCGCCGAAGTTCTGGATGAGGAAGACCGCCGCCTGATCGAAGCGCGCTTCCGCACCATCGTGCGCGAAATCTACATGGCGACCGAAGGCCTCTTCGCCATCGCCTGCGAATTGGGAACGCTGCACCTGCTGGAAGATCAGGTCGCGTTCGAATTCCTGCCGGTCGAAGGCAACGATAATCTGGTCACGCCGCTGATAACGGACTTCTCCCGCAACACGCAGGTGATGGTCCGCTATCGGATGAATGACGTTCTGGAACTTTCCACCATTCACTGCCCCTGCGGCCTGCCGCACAGGCCTGTGAAACAGGTGCATGGCCGCTGCGACGATATTTTCACGCTCCCTAGCTTCGGCAAGCCCGTGCGCATAACGCCGGATGTCATCCGTAATGCCGTGGTGCGCGCCGATCAGCGGATCTCCGATTTCCGCGTAACGCAGACTGACCGCAACAGCGTGCTGCTGGAACTGGCGCCTGCTGAAGCAGACTGCCTTCCCGTTGCCGCCGCGAGCCTGCGCGCCCTGTTCACCGCCTGCGGTGCCCAGCCGGAACTCAGCACGGCGACCGCCGATCTCGCGCCGCCTTCGGACCGCAAACTACGCCGCGTCTCTGTCGTCATCCCATGAAGGTCTCGATCCAGACACTCGGCAGCCTGGGCGATGTGATGCCCTACATCACCACAGCGCAGGCCCTCACGGCAGGCGGCGCGGACGTGACGCTGATGGCGCCGCGCGAATACACGGAAACGATTGCCGCGCATGGCGTCACGCCCGCCAAGGCGCCCGCCTTTTCACTGAAAGCGTGGAACGCCGAAGCCGAGCGGCGCGGCACGCTGTCCAATCCGATCAGTTTCTTCCGCGACTGGCGCGAGATGGTCGTACCTTATGTGGCCGACATCACATCCCACTGCCTTGAAGCGGCGCGCGGCGCGGATATCGTTCTGGGCAACAGCATCTGCGCGCCCGCCCGCATTGCTGCCGAAGCCTATGCCATCCCCTATATCCTCAATGCGCAGCAACCCGCGATCAGCCCCACAAACGAACTCCCCTGCGCGATGATGTGGCGCCCCTGGCACGGTACGGCGTTTAATCGCGCGGGCTATCTCACGGTCGACCTCGCCCAGCGTCTGATGCTGGAGGCGCTGAAGGGTCAGCGCCGCGCGCTGGGCCTGCGCGCCATTCCCCCGCATGGAACACGCCGCCATCTTGGCCGCCCCTTGCCGCGCGTCACCAGCGTCTCGCCCGCGCTCATAGCCGTGCCTCCGGTGGATTGGCGCGCCAATGATTTCCTGACGCCTTACCCCTCGCTTGCCATTCCGCCCACAAACGATCTTCCGGGCGACCTTCTGGAGTTCATCCAAAGCGGCCCGGCGCCCATCCATATTGGCCTCGGTTCCTTTGAAGGCGACGCCGCGCGCGAGCAGATGGCGCGCCTCATGCGCGCTGTGCGCCGCCTCGGCCTGCGCGCCATCATTTCAGAAGGCATCGCGCAGAAGCTGGACGCGGACCTGACCAGTGGCCATTTCGTCAGTGGCCCGGTCTCGCATCCCGTGCTGCTACCTCTGTGCGCGGGCGTGCTTCATCATGGCGGCGCAGGCACGCTCGACACGGCCCTGCGCGCAGGCACGCCGCAACTCATCCTGCCAGACAGGCTGGACCAGTTCTGGCATGCCGCCCGCCTGCGCCAAATCGGCGTTGCGCCAGCCTATATTGAGGCCCGCGCCACTGAGGACGACATCGCCGCGCGCCTGACACAGCTCGTCTCTGCTGACATGAAAGCCCGTGCCGTAGCGCTCGCGCCTGCCCTGCGCGCCCGCGATGGCGCCGCAGACCTCGCCGCCTTTACACGCGCCGAAACAGAGCGTTTCCAACAAAGTGTGAGATAACCCCCATCAGCACAAAGACAGCCTGACCGCCCGCGAGCAGCGCCCATTTGTGCGCCCTTATGAAGCCTTCCACATCCACGTCGCCCTGGCTTGCGCCCCAGGCGATGGCCCATCCCAGCGTCACGAACATGCCGACACCCAGCGCCACGCCCAGCGCAGACCCCACAGCAAAGCGCTGCCACGGCATGCCCGCGCTGCCGCAAACCGGCGGCATGAACCACGCCACCGGCCCGAGCAGGCGCGATGCCGCCACCGCCTTGATGCCATGCTGGCGCAACAGCCGCCGCGTCTTGCGCAGCACGGCCCGCCGCCCGCTTTTTGCCAGCACGAACCGGTGAAACCAGGGCCGCATCTGCCGGCCTATCAGATAGCCTGTCTGGTCCGCCGCATACGCGCCCGCAAACACGGCAATCACCGCCCACACGGCTTTCTCGGTGAACAGCAGCCCGCCTGCCATCAGGAAGAAGGCTTCGCCAAACACGAAGAAACAGGTTCCCAGCGTGGCGTCGAAAAAGGCGCCGAAGAAAAGCGTGAGGACCAGCGATAATGTCATGCCTTGCCCGGCCAGATGAACAAAGGCCGCCGTGAACTCTCACAGCGGCCTTGCCTGTTTACAGTCCTTGCCCGGATTTGTCCCGGCCTGATGCGCGCCCGCTCATTTGAGGCGGGAAAGAATGCTGAACGGGCTGTCGGAAGGCTTGGATTGCTCCTTCGCAGCGGGCGCAGATTTCCCTGCCGGCGCCTGGCCGCCCCTTGCCCCGCTGCTCGCCGCGCCGCCTGCCGGGCGCTTTCCGTCCTGCTTCATGCTCAGCGCAATGCGATTGCGCGCAACATCCACATCCATCACTACCACAGAGACAACCTGCCCGGCCTTGACCACATCATGCGGGTCTTTGACGAATGTGTCGGACATCTCGGAGATGTGCACGAGGCCGTCCTGATGGACGCCCACATCCACAAACGCGCCAAAGGCCGTCACATTGGTCACCACGCCTTCCAGCCGCATTCCGGGCTTCAGGTCGGTGACCTTCTCCACGCCCTCCTGGAAGGTTGCCGTCTTGAATTCCGGACGCGGGTCACGGCCCGGCTTTTCCAGTTCCTTGAGAATGTCGCGAACCGTCGGCACACCGAAGGTTTCGTCGGCATAGTCTTCCGGCTTCAGCTTGGCGATGAATGCCTTGTCGCCAATAATCGTGTCCACCTTGCGGCCAGCCTGTTTCGCAATCCGCTCCACCACCGGATAGGCTTCCGGGTGTACGGCTGAGGCGTCGAGCGGGTTCTTGCCATTCATGATACGGAGGAAGCCGGCGGCCTGCTCAAACGCCTTCGGCCCGAACCGCGCGACCTTCTTCAATTCCGTGCGCGCCTTGAAGGGGCCATTCTGCTCCCGATAGGCCACGATATTGGCCGCAATCGTCGCATTGAGGCCCGCCACGCGGGAAAGCAGCGCGACAGACGCGGTATTCACATCCACGCCCACCGCGTTCACGCAGTCTTCCACCACACCGTCCAGCGAGCGGGCAAGGCCGCTCTGGTCCACGTCATGCTGATACTGCCCGACGCCAATTGCCTTGGGTTCGATCTTCACAAGTTCCGCCAGCGGGTCCTGCAGGCGCCGCGCAATGGACACTGCCCCGCGCAGGCTCACGTCCAGCTCCGGGAATTCCTTCGCGGCCAGTTCCGACGCCGAGTAGACCGACGCGCCCGCTTCCGACACCATGATCTTGGTCAGCTTCAGGTCCGGCAATTTGGTGTTCAGGTCGGACACCAGCTTCTCGGTCTCCCGCCCAGCCGTGCCATTCCCGACACTGACGAGTTCCACCTTGTAGCGCTTGCACAGCGTCGCCAGCGTGGTCAGCGAGCCAACCCAATCCTTCTTCGGTTCATGCGGATAGATAGTCGCCGTTTCCAGCAGCTTGCCGGTCGCGTCCACCACGGCCACCTTGCAGCCTGTGCGGATGCCGGGGTCAATCCCCATCACCACCTTCGGCCCGGCGGGCGCCGCCATCAGCAGGTCATGCATGTTGCGCGAGAACACCTTGATCGCCTCGCGGTCTGCGCCTTCCTTCACGCGGCTGATCACATCGCGGGAGGAAGATGGCTCCAGCTTGCTTTTCCAGGCCGCTTCTGCCGTTTCCAGCAGCCAGGCGTCGGCCGCGCGGCCCTTCTTGGCAATGCCGAACTCGCCGCGGATCTCCGCCATCGCCGGATGCTCCCGCCCTGCCGCGACCGGTACGCCCAGCTTCACCTTCAGCACGCCTTCCTTCTGCCCACGGAGGACAGCCAGCGCGCGGTGGGAAGGCATCGCCGTCACCGGTTCGTCAAAATCGAAATAGTCGGAAAACTTCGCGCCCTCCTGCTCCTTGCCCTTCACGAGGCTGGAGCCGATCTGGCCTTCCTTCCACATTGTCTCGCGCACCTTGCCGACAAGGCGCGGCGTCTCCGCCATCTTCTCCACGAGAATGTCGCGCGCGCCTTCCAGCGCCGCGTCAGCATCCTTCACGCCCTTGCCCGACGCGATGAAGGCCTTCGCCTCATCAAAAGGCGACAGCGAGGGATTGGCCAGCAGACGGTCGGCCAGCGGCTCAAGGCCTGCCTCTCGCGCGATGGTCGCTTTCGTGCGGCGTTTCTGTTTATAGGGCGCGTAGAGGTCTTCCAGCGCCACCTTGGTCATCGCCCACAGGATCTCGCGCTCCAGCGCCGGTGTCAGCTTGCCCTGCTCGCGGATCGCGCTCAGCACGGTCTCGCGGCGCTTGGCCAGGTCGGTGAGGTAGTCCAGCCGCTCGGTCAGTGCGCGCAGCTGCGTATCGTCCAGCCCGCCCGTGCGTTCCTTACGATAGCGCGCGATGAAGGGAACGGTCGCGCCTTCCTCCAGCAATTCCATAACGGCCTGAACCTGCCGCTCGGCCACGCCCAGTTCATCGGCAATGATCCGGGCAATCGAAGGAGGGGCAGACTGTGGGGAAGTACGAACCTGTGCGGACATGAACGCGCGCCTTATGCAAACGTTGGAAACCCTTGCCCATTCGAGGGCAAGCTCTCTCAATTCAACAGAACTCGTTTACACCTCGTTTACGCTCGGTGTTATCCACAGGCCCGCGCTTATTCGGGCGCCGTCAGGCAGGCCTCCGGGGCGGCGCCAGCGGTCCAGCCCGCCTCGATTTCCGCCCGCGCCAGCTTTGCCTGCGCCAGGAACACCGGATCTGTATGCAGCTTCGCCAGCGTCGCTGCGCCCATCACCCGCCCGGCATCCACATCGCTCTGCCAGTGCACGCCGCAGATCATGCGGCTCTGGCCAAACTCGTAGCCCCGCTTCATCAGCGCATCGGCCCGCTCCGGCGCCAGCTCCGCCAGCATCAGCCCCCAGGCCCAGCCGATCGCGGTGTGGCCGGAGGGATAAGATCCATCGCCCCGCAGCGCCGCTTCTTCCTGCGGCACGCAGCTTTCCTCTTCCAGCAGCGCGAAGGGCCGCGTGCGCTGGTAAGCCTGCTTGGCGCGATAGGTGGAAAAGCCCGCATCGGTCAGCGTCCGCCGCATCAGCGCCGCCAGGTGCGGCGTGCGTTCCTCGGAAATCTCGACGCCCAGCGTGCAGCTAAACGCGCGCGCCGCCTCAGGAAAATGCAGCTCATTGTCGGCCTGCGCCTGCGCCCAGCGCGGCGTGCCTTTCAACGCCCGCGTCGTCTGATAGGCCTCCAGATCCGCCATCATCGCCGCAGTGTCCATCGCCGGGGGCGGCGGCAACAGGGCCGCGCTGTCGGGCAGGCCGCCCGCGCCCAGATAGCCATTGAGAATACCGGTGCCTTCGCGCATCTCGCCAATCTGCGCCTGCGTGGTCGGCGGCGCCTCGGTGGCGGGCGAGCTGGTCTGGCAGGCGGCGAGCGAAAGCGCGGCCGCGATCACGGCCGCTGAACGGACGTATAGTTTCATTGGGCTTTCCTCCGAGGCATTATCGGAGCCCACCCTATCGTCAGCCCATAGGCCTGTCTTGCGCCGATTGTGACGCCTCAGGCCGCGTCAGACGCTGCCCGCAGATTGTCCCGCAACGTTGAGATTGAGCCGCGCAACCGCGTGAGCTGCTCCACCGTCAGCCCCGTTGCCGCAAGCACCTGCTCGGGCACGCAGGAAGCGCCCTTCAGCAAACCCTTGCCCTTCTCTGTCAGCGACACGCGCACCTGGCGTTCATCGGCCTTGTCCCGCGTGCGGCTGACCAGCCCGGCGGTCTCAAGCCGCTTCAGCAGGGGTGTCAGCGTATTGGATTCAAGGAAGAGATGCTGGCCCAGCTCGCTCACCGTCTGCCCTTCGGCTTCCCACAGGGCGATCATCACCAGGTATTGCGGATAAGTCAGCCCCAGCGGATCGAGGATCGGCTTGTAGACCCGGTTGAACGCCAGCCCCGCCGAATAGATGGCAAAGCACAGCGCCTGATCCAGCAGCACAGGCCCGGTCATGGTGGAACTTTCCACCTTGGTTTCACGTTTTTTCTTCATGACGGAAACATAAATCGCGTACGATTTAATCGCAAGGCTTGAAGTCTTAACAGGGAAAGACAATATCTATCGCACGCGATTAAATCGCCCGCATTGTTTCATCAAGCCAATCAAAAAAAGGAGCCCCCCATGGCCATCAACATTCTCTACAAAACGACCGCAACCGCCACTGGTGGCCGCGATGGCCGCGCCCAAACGGCCGATGGCGCGCTCGATGTTGCCCTCGCCATGCCCAAGGAGCTGGGCGGTTCAGGAAATGGCAACAATCCCGAACAGCTATTTGCGGCCGGCTATGCCGCCTGCTTTCTTTCGGCCATGAAAGCTGTCTCTGCGCGCGGGCAGCATATCAAGCTTCCCGCAGACTCTACCGTTACCGCTACGGTCGGCATCGGTCCGCGCGAGGACAAAGGGTTTGGTCTTGCGGTCAAGCTCGACATCGCCATTCCGGACGTGGACCGCGCCGAAGCAGAAGCACTGGTCGCCGAAGCGCACGAAGTTTGCCCCTATTCCCATGCCACGCGCGGCAACATTGAGGTGGACCTTAACGTCCTCTGACTTTTGCCAGCAAAACAGTGGCGGCGCTTCAGATGCGGAGCGCCGCCGCTCCATTTGGCAGGAGAGCGGTTCCAACGCCGGCCACCACCCCATGAGATTCCAGCTGAACAGCCGACAACTTAACACGCATAAAGCATAATGATCATGAAATTTTATGATTGGCGCCGCGTCATTGACGCTGTTTATTTTACTGAAAAATTTCACCGCCAGCGGCACAGAGAAAAATTTTCTCCCTGTTTATATTATGTTTTTTTGAAATTCAAAATCTGAGCATCCAATGCTGAATGCTCATCAAATAAATTGATCCTGAATGCGCAGAAAATAACCTCAGCGTTACGTAGCGAAAAGGAACCCGAATTCGTTTGACGGGGTAATTTGTGTTGCCTATCGCTGGACCGGGGCGAAGACCCTGGCAGCGATGGAAGTGTCCGCGCGGCTGATTATAGCGGGAGGTTTACTCGATCCGTGCTCTGAGCATGGCGCGAGCGTCCTCGGATTGACGGCATTCATTTGCGCGCGCGCCTTTGGCGGCGACCCCTGATGCTTTGTCTTTTTCCCGCTGTCAGCCGCACTTGCCAGCGCACGTCGACAGAACCTACCAACCAGGGAGAAAACCTTGAACGAACTCCACCTCCGTACACTGCTCGCGGGCTCCTCCGTGCTGGCAATGACAACCCTGCTGGCCCCGCTTGCGGTCGCTCAGACTGAAGAGTCTGCGCCTGCAGAACAGACCGAACAAAGCGATCTGAAGCTCAATCAGGTTGTCGTCACCGCAACCCGCCGCGCAACCGATCTTCAGGATACGGCAATTGCCGTCACCTCGGTCGATTCCGAATTCATGGCCGAAGCGCGCGTTGAAAACATTGGCGACATCACCTCCGTTTCGCCAAGCGTTACCTTCCGCAACACGTCGAACCCCGCCACCTCAGCGAACCTGCAGATCCGCGGCATCGGCACCACCGGCGCCAGCCGTGCCTTTGAAGGCGCTGTCGGCGTGTTCGTCGATGGCGTCTATCGCTCGCGCCCCGGCGCCGCGCTTCAGAACTTCCTTGATGTCGGCAGCCTCCAGGTTCTCCGCGGCCCCCAAGGCACGCTGTTCGGCAAGAACACGTCCGCCGGCGCCATCCTGCTGGAAAGCTCCATGCCGGTTCTGGGCGAAACAGGCGGCGACTACTCGCTCACCCTCGGAAATTATGAAGCGGTTACCGGCACACTCACCGTGAATGCGCCGCTGGGCGAGAATGCCGCTCTGCGCGTCTCCGCCATCACGGCAAACCGCGAAGGCTTCTTCGAAAACCCCAACACCGGCGAAGACTATAACGAGCGCCGCGGCAATGGGATCAAGGCGCAGCTCCTTTATGAGCCGACGGACGATTTCCGCATCCGCCTGATCGCAGATTATGCCCGCTCGGACGAGAACTGCTGCTTCGGCACGGTCGATGCCGTCCCCGGCCCGGTCCAGAATGTTGTCGACCAGATCATCCGCGAACGCGGCCTCGTGCCCACTTCGCGCAACAAGAATGATTACGAAGCGATCCTCAACATCCCGCCGAACCAGGTCGTTGAAGACACCGGCTACACCCTGAAGACTGACTGGGATGTGGGTCCCGGCAAGCTGTCGTCCGTTACTGCGCTTCGTCAGTACAAGGTCGACCAGATGACGGACGCAGACTTCGCCGGCGCAGACCTCCTGCAGCTGCACGAGAAGTTCAAGAGCAACTTCTTCTCTCAGGAATTCAGCTATGCCGGTGAGCATGATCTCGGCGCAGAAGGCGATGCCAACTATGTTGTCGGCGTGTTCTATTCCGACGAATCGATCAAATCGGCTCGCACCGGCTGGTGGGGTGAAGACCTGCAACGCGTCTTCGAATTCACCCTTCCCTCAACGCTGGTCTTCGATGCCTCACCGGGCCTGCGCTCCATCGAAGTCATCGAAGGCAATAACGAGTCGCTGGCCTTCTTCGGCCAGTGGGATGGCCGCCTGAACGAGAAATGGGGCATCACCGCCGGTCTGCGCTGGTCGCAGGAGAAGAAGCAGGGCCAGTTCGAAAACCTCTACTATCGTCCGAACCCGCTCGACGTTTACAAGGTGCTCGGTGTCCAGCCTGCGCCCCACTTCAACGAATCCAAAACCGATGAAGCCTTCAGCGGTACGCTGGGCGTGCAGTATCACTTCAACGAAGAAGTCATGCTCTATGCCAGCTACAATCGCGGCTTCAAGGCTGGCGGGGTAAACCTCGACGCCAACGCGGCCGGCGGATACCGTCAGAACCCGGATTACTTCCCCGGCGCCACCCCCGGCGACCCGCGCTACGACCCGGAATTCGTCAACGCCTACGAACTTGGCCTCAAGACCCAGTTCTGGGATCGCCGTGGCCGCGCCAACTTCTCGGCCTTCTATAACGACATGACGGACCTGCAGGTCGCCCGCTTCGTCGGCACGCAGTTCCAGGTCCTCAACGCCGGCACGGCAGAGGTCTATGGCGTCGAAGTCGAAAGCGCGCTGGAGCTGAACGACTTCCTGTCGCTCGATGCAGCGGTCACTTATCTGCCCCAGGCAGAGCTGGGCGAAGACCCCTCG
Protein-coding sequences here:
- a CDS encoding MBL fold metallo-hydrolase, with product MIEPAFPNSAFVSAPERLVLRGGRWRALRIPVRYGRFDHPVFGRCLIDTGYSPRVTGGKRSFPLWLYSKVLNPQLTADALPARAPEIDTILLSHLHADHVSALKDYPSARIFADRASVAHFLSSSWLARTHKGCFRELLPDDLAARLTPFEASPRAPAPHGLGDGFDIFGDGSVLAVPLPGHMRGHTGFVFTGGVAPLLYAADADWLSQAILEDRSPGAPARFILDDASAAAETSDRIRTFVSLGGRLALCHDPEAVR
- a CDS encoding F390 synthetase-related protein, with amino-acid sequence MNPSAAAFTLLSFLEARRRLMMYRERETMLRAQERRLNKFLRTKAADVPAFAAFRGQRLQDWPVMDKALLMGDFESYNRLGITASKGWVHLNAGTAPKGYAIGASTGTSGNRGLYVVSERERYRWLGTILSRALPDFLSRRHKVAIVLPAASRLYDAANESGRIQLRFFDLGEGIDAQFAPLADFQPTVIVAPPKFLRALAESGTDISPERVFSGAEVLDEEDRRLIEARFRTIVREIYMATEGLFAIACELGTLHLLEDQVAFEFLPVEGNDNLVTPLITDFSRNTQVMVRYRMNDVLELSTIHCPCGLPHRPVKQVHGRCDDIFTLPSFGKPVRITPDVIRNAVVRADQRISDFRVTQTDRNSVLLELAPAEADCLPVAAASLRALFTACGAQPELSTATADLAPPSDRKLRRVSVVIP
- a CDS encoding glycosyltransferase, producing MKVSIQTLGSLGDVMPYITTAQALTAGGADVTLMAPREYTETIAAHGVTPAKAPAFSLKAWNAEAERRGTLSNPISFFRDWREMVVPYVADITSHCLEAARGADIVLGNSICAPARIAAEAYAIPYILNAQQPAISPTNELPCAMMWRPWHGTAFNRAGYLTVDLAQRLMLEALKGQRRALGLRAIPPHGTRRHLGRPLPRVTSVSPALIAVPPVDWRANDFLTPYPSLAIPPTNDLPGDLLEFIQSGPAPIHIGLGSFEGDAAREQMARLMRAVRRLGLRAIISEGIAQKLDADLTSGHFVSGPVSHPVLLPLCAGVLHHGGAGTLDTALRAGTPQLILPDRLDQFWHAARLRQIGVAPAYIEARATEDDIAARLTQLVSADMKARAVALAPALRARDGAADLAAFTRAETERFQQSVR
- a CDS encoding DedA family protein, whose amino-acid sequence is MTLSLVLTLFFGAFFDATLGTCFFVFGEAFFLMAGGLLFTEKAVWAVIAVFAGAYAADQTGYLIGRQMRPWFHRFVLAKSGRRAVLRKTRRLLRQHGIKAVAASRLLGPVAWFMPPVCGSAGMPWQRFAVGSALGVALGVGMFVTLGWAIAWGASQGDVDVEGFIRAHKWALLAGGQAVFVLMGVISHFVGNALFRRV
- a CDS encoding Tex family protein, with the translated sequence MSAQVRTSPQSAPPSIARIIADELGVAERQVQAVMELLEEGATVPFIARYRKERTGGLDDTQLRALTERLDYLTDLAKRRETVLSAIREQGKLTPALEREILWAMTKVALEDLYAPYKQKRRTKATIAREAGLEPLADRLLANPSLSPFDEAKAFIASGKGVKDADAALEGARDILVEKMAETPRLVGKVRETMWKEGQIGSSLVKGKEQEGAKFSDYFDFDEPVTAMPSHRALAVLRGQKEGVLKVKLGVPVAAGREHPAMAEIRGEFGIAKKGRAADAWLLETAEAAWKSKLEPSSSRDVISRVKEGADREAIKVFSRNMHDLLMAAPAGPKVVMGIDPGIRTGCKVAVVDATGKLLETATIYPHEPKKDWVGSLTTLATLCKRYKVELVSVGNGTAGRETEKLVSDLNTKLPDLKLTKIMVSEAGASVYSASELAAKEFPELDVSLRGAVSIARRLQDPLAELVKIEPKAIGVGQYQHDVDQSGLARSLDGVVEDCVNAVGVDVNTASVALLSRVAGLNATIAANIVAYREQNGPFKARTELKKVARFGPKAFEQAAGFLRIMNGKNPLDASAVHPEAYPVVERIAKQAGRKVDTIIGDKAFIAKLKPEDYADETFGVPTVRDILKELEKPGRDPRPEFKTATFQEGVEKVTDLKPGMRLEGVVTNVTAFGAFVDVGVHQDGLVHISEMSDTFVKDPHDVVKAGQVVSVVVMDVDVARNRIALSMKQDGKRPAGGAASSGARGGQAPAGKSAPAAKEQSKPSDSPFSILSRLK
- a CDS encoding acid phosphatase, with product MKLYVRSAAVIAAALSLAACQTSSPATEAPPTTQAQIGEMREGTGILNGYLGAGGLPDSAALLPPPPAMDTAAMMADLEAYQTTRALKGTPRWAQAQADNELHFPEAARAFSCTLGVEISEERTPHLAALMRRTLTDAGFSTYRAKQAYQRTRPFALLEEESCVPQEEAALRGDGSYPSGHTAIGWAWGLMLAELAPERADALMKRGYEFGQSRMICGVHWQSDVDAGRVMGAATLAKLHTDPVFLAQAKLARAEIEAGWTAGAAPEACLTAPE
- a CDS encoding MarR family winged helix-turn-helix transcriptional regulator, yielding MKKKRETKVESSTMTGPVLLDQALCFAIYSAGLAFNRVYKPILDPLGLTYPQYLVMIALWEAEGQTVSELGQHLFLESNTLTPLLKRLETAGLVSRTRDKADERQVRVSLTEKGKGLLKGASCVPEQVLAATGLTVEQLTRLRGSISTLRDNLRAASDAA
- a CDS encoding organic hydroperoxide resistance protein is translated as MAINILYKTTATATGGRDGRAQTADGALDVALAMPKELGGSGNGNNPEQLFAAGYAACFLSAMKAVSARGQHIKLPADSTVTATVGIGPREDKGFGLAVKLDIAIPDVDRAEAEALVAEAHEVCPYSHATRGNIEVDLNVL
- a CDS encoding TonB-dependent receptor — protein: MNELHLRTLLAGSSVLAMTTLLAPLAVAQTEESAPAEQTEQSDLKLNQVVVTATRRATDLQDTAIAVTSVDSEFMAEARVENIGDITSVSPSVTFRNTSNPATSANLQIRGIGTTGASRAFEGAVGVFVDGVYRSRPGAALQNFLDVGSLQVLRGPQGTLFGKNTSAGAILLESSMPVLGETGGDYSLTLGNYEAVTGTLTVNAPLGENAALRVSAITANREGFFENPNTGEDYNERRGNGIKAQLLYEPTDDFRIRLIADYARSDENCCFGTVDAVPGPVQNVVDQIIRERGLVPTSRNKNDYEAILNIPPNQVVEDTGYTLKTDWDVGPGKLSSVTALRQYKVDQMTDADFAGADLLQLHEKFKSNFFSQEFSYAGEHDLGAEGDANYVVGVFYSDESIKSARTGWWGEDLQRVFEFTLPSTLVFDASPGLRSIEVIEGNNESLAFFGQWDGRLNEKWGITAGLRWSQEKKQGQFENLYYRPNPLDVYKVLGVQPAPHFNESKTDEAFSGTLGVQYHFNEEVMLYASYNRGFKAGGVNLDANAAGGYRQNPDYFPGATPGDPRYDPEFVNAYELGLKTQFWDRRGRANFSAFYNDMTDLQVARFVGTQFQVLNAGTAEVYGVEVESALELNDFLSLDAAVTYLPQAELGEDPSLGAVLSGRRFAVAPELSGSLSLKLDKPVNDTFSIIGRINQQYSGGYITNNSNFLEQGGFGLLNLNLGVKSVDGWTLEAWVQNAFDKRYVTNHFSTTLQSGDTNAYMSAPRTFGVTLRGSF